The Sinomicrobium kalidii genome contains a region encoding:
- a CDS encoding RagB/SusD family nutrient uptake outer membrane protein: MTINNKIRTIWAGIVLVLITSCEVDRIPETAITDPAFWNNEGDLKGATNVLYHQLPGLPDTQDTWSDDAYGTSPNSISDGSRLTPSSDSYYGDQYTGIRRANNIMEKSQKVLDAGVEANIVDLYVAEARFFRAWNYFNLLKRYGGVPLILKTLDENAPELQDPRASREEILTAIYEDLDFAASRLRSPGEQSSEEYGRVTSTAALAFKSRIALFEGTRAKFHNYGDARKHLAIAQQAAKAVIESGEHELFPEYFDLFQYEGEGPENKENILVRQYGQSIEESISYHNAQRYLETGAANPTKALADSYLMEDGLPINKSPMYEEPATTVEVFKDRDPRMRATFFKRGDEYIGTNPVFNVPDLNFQRTGFANRRYAKLDDWQVSRSYIDRAVIRYAEVLLNYAEATYELENEISDSDLDMSINKLRARPSVNLPALTNAFVTANGLDIREEIRRERRVELALEGFRYWDLIRWKTAETELPKPVLGNKVFDDFNLSEEEMSSINFDENGNILLQDAGLREFDPSKDYLFPLPTDQLGLNPNLEQNPGW, translated from the coding sequence ATGACAATAAATAATAAAATAAGAACAATATGGGCGGGTATAGTGCTTGTACTTATAACCTCCTGTGAAGTAGATCGCATTCCGGAAACAGCAATTACCGATCCGGCTTTTTGGAACAACGAAGGTGACCTTAAAGGGGCAACTAACGTTTTGTATCACCAATTACCCGGGCTGCCCGATACACAAGACACATGGTCTGATGATGCCTACGGAACAAGCCCCAACTCTATCAGTGACGGCAGCAGGTTAACCCCTTCCTCCGATAGCTATTACGGCGATCAATATACCGGAATAAGGAGGGCCAACAACATCATGGAAAAATCGCAAAAGGTCTTAGATGCCGGCGTGGAAGCCAACATTGTGGATTTATATGTGGCCGAAGCCCGGTTCTTCAGGGCCTGGAACTACTTTAACCTGCTCAAACGCTACGGAGGGGTTCCTTTGATCTTAAAGACACTGGATGAAAATGCCCCTGAATTACAGGACCCCAGGGCATCGCGCGAGGAAATATTAACAGCAATCTATGAAGACCTGGATTTTGCCGCTTCCAGACTAAGATCACCCGGTGAGCAAAGTTCGGAAGAATACGGACGGGTGACTTCCACCGCAGCACTGGCCTTTAAGTCGAGAATAGCTTTATTTGAAGGCACCAGGGCCAAATTTCACAACTACGGAGATGCCCGGAAACACCTGGCTATCGCTCAACAGGCAGCCAAAGCCGTAATAGAATCCGGAGAACATGAACTGTTCCCCGAATATTTCGATCTCTTTCAATATGAGGGAGAAGGCCCGGAAAATAAAGAGAACATACTGGTACGCCAGTACGGGCAAAGTATAGAAGAGTCCATCAGTTATCACAATGCGCAAAGGTACCTGGAAACAGGTGCGGCAAATCCCACCAAAGCCCTGGCCGATTCCTATTTAATGGAAGACGGACTCCCCATAAACAAATCTCCTATGTATGAAGAGCCCGCCACAACCGTTGAGGTTTTTAAAGACCGGGACCCCAGAATGCGCGCCACCTTCTTCAAGAGGGGAGATGAATATATAGGTACCAACCCGGTATTTAACGTTCCGGACCTTAATTTTCAACGCACCGGGTTTGCCAACAGGAGGTATGCCAAACTGGATGACTGGCAGGTTTCAAGGTCCTATATCGACAGAGCTGTTATAAGGTATGCCGAAGTATTACTCAATTATGCCGAAGCCACCTACGAACTGGAAAACGAGATAAGTGACAGCGATCTGGACATGTCAATAAACAAACTCAGGGCAAGACCCAGCGTAAACCTCCCGGCCTTGACCAATGCCTTTGTTACTGCAAACGGACTGGACATACGCGAAGAGATACGCAGGGAAAGAAGGGTTGAACTGGCACTGGAAGGCTTCAGGTACTGGGACCTTATACGATGGAAAACGGCAGAAACCGAACTTCCAAAACCCGTATTGGGGAACAAGGTATTTGACGATTTCAATTTGAGCGAAGAAGAAATGAGCAGTATCAATTTTGATGAGAATGGCAATATCCTGCTACAGGACGCCGGTTTAAGGGAATTCGACCCGTCAAAGGACTACCTGTTCCCCTTACCGACAGATCAGCTGGGATTAAACCCCAACCTCGAACAAAACCCCGGATGGTAA
- a CDS encoding discoidin domain-containing protein, which produces MKKKLIALSFIAAAFAGCSKDQFNASEAELTSDNLTTGRPTFDNEFSTQPYKLNVIYFLPQDVEPFADFKRRISTLLLQTQDFFAENLEREGFGRTSFGLALLTENLLNIDTVRGEYGQDYYSYSGGGSRIISEIEQYFAGNKHRKKSEHTLVIVPSRSGDPLNPGGVPFYGLGKYCFALDYPYMDVKYLGQDDAYGNLATKWIGGLIHELGHGLNAPHNKERKSEQPTLGTALMGSGNHTYGKSPTFITAASAATFANSQTFSKVERPDWYGAVDHDLEKLDARFENGNIIIDGRFTSNYAVTDINFYHDPAPSGGNKDYDAPTWTVKPDGDTFHVESPLSDFYKSEGDYQLRIRFYHENGSWKTYSFQYEFINGIPQLDDIVIKELLSRDGWNIIDADSEEDTGAAGKMLDGDQSTIWHTEWKQTLPDHPHHFVLDMGAPTTVTGFAFLNRSNLNGAIKDCEVFTSNDNVNWTSQGTYTLKKQTSWQYIELPSTESVRYMKLVTANGYGGFRYTHLAEIGAYTD; this is translated from the coding sequence ATGAAAAAAAAGTTAATCGCGCTGTCTTTTATTGCAGCGGCCTTTGCAGGCTGCTCCAAAGACCAGTTCAATGCTTCCGAAGCCGAACTCACTTCCGATAACCTGACTACCGGTCGGCCGACATTTGATAACGAGTTCAGTACACAACCCTACAAGCTCAACGTCATTTATTTTTTGCCTCAGGATGTAGAACCTTTTGCCGATTTTAAACGTCGTATCAGTACCTTACTGCTGCAGACCCAAGATTTTTTTGCCGAAAACCTGGAAAGGGAAGGTTTCGGACGGACGTCCTTCGGCCTGGCCCTTTTGACAGAAAACCTGTTAAATATAGATACCGTCAGGGGAGAATACGGCCAGGATTATTATTCGTATTCCGGCGGTGGATCCAGGATAATCTCGGAAATAGAACAATACTTTGCCGGAAACAAGCACCGTAAAAAAAGTGAACATACGCTGGTTATCGTTCCTTCGCGTTCCGGCGATCCGTTAAACCCGGGAGGAGTGCCTTTCTACGGACTGGGCAAATATTGCTTTGCTCTGGATTATCCGTATATGGATGTTAAGTATCTGGGACAGGACGACGCATACGGAAACCTCGCCACCAAATGGATCGGAGGGTTAATACACGAATTGGGACACGGCCTCAACGCTCCGCACAACAAGGAAAGAAAAAGCGAACAGCCTACATTGGGAACCGCCTTAATGGGGAGCGGAAACCACACCTACGGCAAATCGCCCACATTTATTACTGCAGCTTCGGCAGCGACATTTGCCAACTCACAAACATTCAGTAAAGTGGAAAGACCGGACTGGTACGGCGCCGTAGATCACGACCTGGAAAAACTGGATGCAAGATTTGAAAACGGCAACATCATCATCGATGGCCGGTTTACCAGCAATTATGCCGTAACCGATATCAATTTCTATCACGACCCGGCTCCATCCGGAGGAAATAAGGATTACGATGCTCCCACCTGGACGGTGAAACCAGACGGAGACACTTTTCATGTGGAATCTCCCCTTTCCGACTTTTACAAATCGGAAGGCGATTATCAACTGAGGATCCGTTTTTATCACGAAAACGGCAGCTGGAAAACATATTCTTTCCAGTATGAGTTTATAAACGGAATCCCGCAACTGGACGATATTGTTATTAAAGAACTACTCAGCAGGGACGGCTGGAACATTATCGATGCCGACAGTGAAGAAGACACCGGTGCTGCCGGCAAAATGTTAGACGGAGATCAGTCTACCATATGGCATACGGAGTGGAAGCAGACCCTGCCCGACCACCCGCATCATTTCGTTCTGGACATGGGAGCACCAACTACCGTTACCGGATTTGCTTTCTTAAACAGGTCCAATCTCAACGGTGCCATTAAGGATTGTGAAGTTTTTACAAGTAATGACAATGTAAACTGGACCAGCCAGGGAACCTATACTTTAAAAAAACAAACCAGCTGGCAGTACATCGAGCTCCCTTCAACGGAATCGGTAAGATATATGAAGCTTGTTACTGCCAATGGCTACGGAGGCTTTAGGTATACGCATCTGGCAGAAATAGGGGCCTATACGGATTAG
- a CDS encoding SusC/RagA family TonB-linked outer membrane protein has translation MEHFHRKRRSNLCLIILACCFSAAYAQTTVKGTVTSEGDGQPLPGVTVVVKNTSTGTATDFDGNYEVSVPGDNATLVFSYMGFVTREVPVNGQTILNASLKEDVSKLEEVVVVGYGTQKKASMTSAVSTITSKSIENRPVTNAINALQGTAPGLNITRTSGQPGDENLSIQIRGVSSANGSVDPLLVLDGVSMPSLAPLQRLNPDDIESVTVLKDAAAAAIYGARAAGGVILVNTKIGKEGKMVVDYDGRMTVQWALNVPERLSLLEEAEYSNLARANAGVGLEYSEFDLENIRNGIEFVTDPNNPNKYRTYNQQSIRDQILRDQYFMQSHNLNVSGGSEKIRYLFSAGYLDQEGIFKVGPDGYKRWNLRSNVNAEITKHLNFDTKLSYSVEGKDRPAIGVSGYGLLQQVYQARLRFPIHTPDGKLFGGAGTSGNNTYAYLKEGGYQDDNYDELNGIFTLTAKDFIKGLQLKTIYGRQVDRKDYTQFRRTVELWDLDDSQPTYYLNRPNNYYRYTRTRTTDNFQFLVDYDLTLAEKHKFHVLAGYQWESYRSSSFNASVSSLVSNDLPTLELAEQGSETVGEGLIEFANQSILGRFNYSFDDKYLLEATIRSDESSRLAPGERTKWFYSASAGWNMHKEGWFESALPFISQFKPRFSWGQLGNANADIIGYYDYLPLISSGNNLVMGESEDRTTYFYQGSLPSSSLGWETIETTDFGFDFGILRNKITGSFDYYTKTNNNMLVQIRRPATLGIAPPRTNAGELKSWGWEAAVTYRDQIGDDFNFSIGVNVSDNQNELIEYGEGYNLVGEGVNGKITGHELNTIWGYETVPGYIETQEQLDAAPFYNNRTGIGDIAYVDQNGDGKINPGGGTVEDHGDLVALGSTQQRYLYGITANANWKNIDFSIFLQGVGKRNIIPSRYVSQPLRYSWIQPMAIHADYYTPDNPDAAFPRPYIGGDQNFVPSDRWVLNAAYLRIKNIQFGYSIPQKYLEKMALSNVRLYCSAENIATFTKLGVFDGVLDPEQKNRVHADYPLTGSIAFGVNISF, from the coding sequence ATGGAACACTTTCACAGAAAACGGCGCAGTAACCTGTGTCTTATTATCCTCGCATGCTGCTTTTCGGCCGCATATGCGCAGACCACAGTAAAAGGTACCGTCACCTCAGAGGGCGACGGGCAACCCTTACCCGGAGTAACCGTTGTGGTTAAAAACACTTCTACCGGGACAGCTACAGATTTTGACGGCAACTATGAGGTTTCCGTTCCCGGAGATAATGCAACATTGGTATTCAGCTATATGGGGTTTGTTACCCGGGAAGTACCGGTCAACGGACAAACCATTTTAAATGCAAGCCTTAAAGAAGACGTTTCCAAACTTGAAGAAGTTGTCGTTGTGGGCTACGGAACACAGAAAAAGGCTTCCATGACCTCGGCAGTATCCACAATTACATCAAAATCCATTGAAAACAGGCCTGTGACCAATGCCATCAACGCGTTACAGGGTACGGCTCCCGGGCTTAATATTACCCGGACATCCGGACAGCCCGGCGATGAAAACCTCAGCATACAAATAAGAGGAGTATCCTCGGCAAACGGTTCGGTTGACCCGCTTCTGGTACTCGACGGGGTTTCAATGCCTTCACTCGCACCTTTGCAAAGACTTAATCCCGACGACATAGAATCGGTCACCGTACTAAAAGATGCCGCTGCTGCAGCCATCTACGGAGCACGGGCTGCCGGAGGTGTTATCCTCGTAAACACCAAAATAGGTAAAGAAGGGAAGATGGTAGTGGACTATGACGGCAGGATGACCGTACAATGGGCCCTGAATGTTCCGGAAAGACTTTCATTACTGGAAGAAGCGGAATATTCCAATCTGGCCAGGGCCAATGCCGGCGTAGGTCTGGAATACAGCGAATTCGACCTGGAAAACATCAGGAACGGAATCGAATTCGTGACAGACCCCAATAATCCCAATAAATACAGGACCTACAACCAGCAAAGTATCAGGGACCAGATTTTGAGGGACCAGTATTTTATGCAGTCTCATAACCTCAATGTCAGTGGTGGATCGGAAAAGATCAGGTACCTTTTTTCGGCAGGCTACCTGGATCAGGAAGGGATTTTTAAAGTAGGCCCCGACGGGTACAAGAGATGGAACCTGCGTTCCAACGTAAATGCGGAAATCACAAAGCACCTCAACTTTGACACAAAATTAAGCTATTCTGTAGAAGGCAAGGACAGGCCGGCAATAGGCGTCAGCGGATACGGATTGTTACAACAAGTGTACCAGGCCAGGTTGCGTTTCCCCATTCACACTCCTGATGGAAAACTTTTCGGCGGGGCCGGTACTTCCGGAAATAACACCTATGCCTACTTAAAGGAAGGTGGATATCAGGACGACAATTATGACGAGTTAAACGGTATATTCACACTCACCGCAAAAGATTTTATCAAAGGATTACAGCTCAAAACCATATACGGAAGACAGGTAGACCGGAAAGACTATACACAATTCAGGCGTACTGTTGAATTATGGGATCTGGACGATTCCCAGCCCACCTATTACCTCAACAGGCCCAACAATTATTACAGGTACACCAGGACGAGAACCACAGATAACTTCCAGTTCCTCGTTGATTATGACCTGACCCTGGCAGAAAAACATAAATTTCACGTGCTGGCAGGATATCAGTGGGAAAGTTACCGGTCATCCTCCTTTAATGCATCCGTTAGCAGCCTGGTAAGTAATGATCTGCCAACACTGGAACTTGCAGAACAAGGATCTGAGACCGTGGGAGAAGGATTAATTGAATTTGCCAACCAGTCCATACTCGGCCGTTTCAATTATAGTTTTGACGATAAATACCTCCTTGAGGCCACCATCAGGTCGGATGAAAGCTCCAGGCTGGCACCCGGGGAAAGAACAAAGTGGTTCTATTCCGCATCCGCCGGTTGGAACATGCACAAAGAAGGATGGTTTGAAAGTGCATTGCCTTTTATCTCTCAATTCAAGCCCAGGTTTTCATGGGGGCAGTTAGGGAATGCAAACGCTGATATCATTGGTTATTATGATTATCTGCCTCTTATCAGTAGTGGAAATAATTTGGTTATGGGCGAATCGGAAGACAGGACCACCTACTTCTACCAGGGCTCTTTACCTTCGTCATCCCTGGGATGGGAAACCATAGAAACAACCGATTTCGGTTTTGATTTCGGAATATTGCGAAACAAGATCACAGGAAGTTTTGATTATTATACCAAAACAAACAACAATATGCTGGTGCAGATAAGACGCCCGGCAACCCTTGGAATAGCCCCGCCGAGAACAAACGCAGGAGAGCTCAAAAGCTGGGGTTGGGAAGCCGCCGTGACCTACAGGGACCAGATAGGAGACGATTTTAACTTCAGTATCGGAGTTAACGTGTCTGACAATCAAAACGAACTTATAGAATACGGGGAAGGATACAACCTGGTAGGAGAAGGCGTTAACGGCAAAATAACAGGCCATGAACTGAACACCATCTGGGGCTATGAAACCGTACCCGGGTACATAGAAACCCAGGAACAACTGGATGCCGCACCATTTTATAACAACAGAACGGGAATAGGAGATATAGCATATGTAGATCAGAACGGTGACGGAAAAATCAATCCCGGGGGAGGAACCGTAGAAGATCACGGAGACCTCGTGGCCCTCGGCAGTACCCAGCAAAGATATCTTTACGGTATAACAGCCAATGCCAACTGGAAAAATATAGACTTCAGCATATTTTTACAGGGCGTGGGCAAAAGGAATATCATCCCCTCCAGATATGTTTCCCAGCCATTGCGGTATTCATGGATACAACCCATGGCGATCCACGCCGATTATTACACCCCGGACAATCCCGATGCCGCTTTCCCGAGACCGTATATCGGAGGCGATCAAAATTTCGTTCCGTCTGACCGATGGGTACTAAATGCAGCCTATTTAAGGATCAAAAATATTCAGTTCGGATACTCCATTCCGCAGAAATACCTCGAAAAAATGGCACTTTCCAATGTAAGGCTTTATTGTTCGGCAGAAAATATAGCCACATTTACAAAGCTGGGTGTGTTCGACGGTGTCCTGGACCCGGAACAGAAGAACAGGGTTCATGCCGATTACCCCTTAACAGGTTCAATCGCTTTTGGAGTTAACATATCTTTTTAA
- a CDS encoding polysaccharide lyase family 8 super-sandwich domain-containing protein, giving the protein MKKNYTFIILILLPFSFIAYAQTDFEVIMQQIREENKITDIAALDNTVTDLLSDLNEDGSWPDLDYTQTSFTDWKPVAHLDRLIHMVNAYTTSGSSYYQDNSLHASIESALTLWDNSDPKSDNWWYNQIACPQRLGLILITLRNGHVPIDSTLENNLITQMNRGDPTKQAGANKLDIALHYIYRGCLIADNQVLQTGIDESFYPLTLTTAEGVQHDYSYQQHGPQLYISGYGTVFVNTTVKVATYLAGTSYALTGSKLDILTNFIFNTYAKVIRGKYMDFSVNGRSISRKNNLLSSGFAGTLEKLKDIDPAHIAEYDQIIARLKGVEDPGYQVTGSHTQYWRSDYALYNSPGYSFSVRTASTRTSKTENGNGENLKGYFLSDGATNIRVDGDEHYNIFPVWEWNKIPGVTAPELETIPLRRQWQVPGTSAFTGGVSDNSYGTKVFALDEYGVQAKKGWFFFGEEVVCLGAGINATATEPILTTVNQAWLDGNITIAQNGSITQLQPGTHSYENAADWVFHDKVAYFFPEKGKLNIRNQTRTGSWGSINNSYTSDPVSEDVFTMWINHGTQPSGASYAYIVVPGKETQAEVEAYNPDNISIIENNGNIQAVRHEILGVLQIAFYSAGTYEQDSVKITVDKPCVMILKDLGSPEVTVDIADPGQRQSLINVYTDFPAIEKTRHLACEMPAGEYAGSGKLFTVNSETPVYVPKPGTAVGVTPTDDAYVRDGTYADVNYGTDHVLIVKNDGASYARETFLKFDLGHIEGNVIDATLKLYVSSANTNVTSTQWELKYVNDDVWDENSIRWNNKPPSSETIAGIPGQSRGTAEWNVSRKVIEELQKDSVLSLQIASTVAGSTTDVVFHSKEATTPEITPVLVLTIDDSTIANEMEPVDDSFVRGGTYSSENYGTSTALVVKNDYDSYTRESYLKFDLGQIEGDIVDARLSISLIGANTDVNLTSWDIKAVEDDNWNESGLTWDGKPSPGGLLASTQGVSEGTVTWDVTQQAIQEHQNDKTLSLHLSSTYPGAKTDATFYSKEASNTGLRPKLTVRVDKCSVNPITISISGDNKVYTGYKNANCTTLSAAVSGGTGNYSYSWNTGETTRDIQVCANETTTYTLTVTDGSGCSATEDFMVYTENVIEKSNKNNTDKIVLCHKGQTIYIAENAVEDLLYEGAVLGKCNPTATPETDGITLKYVWPNPVTGPVSVYIENEYRRVKTQILVFDSNGQCVFRKNIRLNKGLNDFSIDLGNNIPGIYFIKIPGVHAGNNAVKIIKR; this is encoded by the coding sequence ATGAAAAAAAATTACACTTTTATCATTTTAATCCTGCTCCCCTTTTCATTTATTGCATATGCGCAAACAGACTTTGAGGTTATTATGCAGCAAATACGGGAGGAAAACAAGATCACCGATATTGCCGCTTTGGACAATACCGTTACAGACCTTCTTTCAGATCTCAATGAAGACGGTTCCTGGCCGGACCTGGATTATACACAAACATCTTTTACCGATTGGAAACCGGTGGCACATCTGGACAGGCTCATCCATATGGTCAATGCATATACCACTTCCGGGAGCAGCTATTATCAGGACAATAGTCTTCATGCATCCATTGAGTCTGCCCTTACGCTTTGGGACAACAGCGATCCCAAAAGTGATAACTGGTGGTACAATCAAATTGCCTGCCCCCAACGTTTGGGACTTATACTAATTACCCTAAGGAACGGACATGTTCCGATTGACAGTACACTGGAAAACAATCTCATCACACAAATGAACCGTGGCGACCCCACAAAACAGGCCGGGGCCAACAAGCTGGACATTGCCCTGCATTACATATACAGGGGATGCCTTATCGCTGATAACCAGGTCCTGCAAACCGGTATCGATGAATCGTTTTATCCGTTGACCCTTACAACAGCAGAAGGAGTACAACACGATTATTCCTACCAGCAACACGGGCCTCAGCTCTACATTTCGGGTTACGGGACCGTTTTTGTGAATACCACGGTAAAGGTAGCCACCTATCTCGCCGGCACCTCCTATGCCCTTACGGGATCAAAACTGGATATTCTTACAAATTTCATATTCAACACCTATGCAAAGGTCATTCGGGGAAAGTATATGGATTTTAGTGTGAACGGAAGGTCAATAAGCCGAAAGAACAACCTGCTCTCCTCGGGATTTGCAGGTACCCTTGAAAAACTCAAGGATATAGACCCCGCACATATTGCGGAATACGACCAGATCATTGCCCGTTTGAAAGGTGTGGAAGACCCGGGTTATCAGGTAACCGGATCGCATACACAATACTGGCGGTCGGACTATGCCCTGTATAACAGTCCCGGGTATTCGTTTTCGGTAAGGACAGCCTCTACCCGTACTTCCAAAACAGAAAACGGTAACGGGGAGAACCTCAAGGGATATTTTTTATCAGACGGCGCTACCAATATAAGGGTGGACGGGGACGAACATTACAACATTTTTCCGGTATGGGAATGGAACAAGATCCCCGGGGTAACCGCTCCGGAACTGGAAACCATCCCGCTAAGACGGCAATGGCAGGTCCCCGGAACCTCCGCTTTTACCGGGGGAGTCTCTGACAACTCCTATGGCACCAAAGTATTCGCCCTCGATGAATACGGTGTACAAGCTAAAAAAGGATGGTTTTTTTTCGGGGAAGAAGTCGTTTGTCTGGGGGCAGGGATCAATGCCACAGCAACCGAACCCATATTGACAACCGTCAATCAGGCATGGCTCGACGGAAACATCACCATAGCTCAAAACGGAAGTATTACACAGCTTCAGCCGGGAACACATAGCTATGAGAACGCGGCAGACTGGGTGTTTCACGATAAAGTGGCCTATTTTTTTCCCGAAAAAGGAAAACTGAACATCAGGAACCAGACCCGGACAGGAAGCTGGGGCAGTATTAATAACTCCTATACCTCCGATCCGGTTTCCGAAGACGTTTTTACGATGTGGATAAACCACGGAACCCAGCCCTCCGGTGCTTCCTATGCCTATATCGTTGTACCGGGCAAAGAAACACAGGCCGAAGTCGAAGCCTACAACCCGGATAACATCAGCATTATTGAAAACAACGGGAATATCCAGGCGGTACGGCACGAAATCCTTGGCGTCCTTCAAATAGCCTTTTATTCCGCAGGGACCTACGAACAGGATTCCGTAAAAATAACGGTAGACAAGCCCTGCGTAATGATACTGAAAGACCTCGGATCTCCCGAAGTAACCGTAGACATAGCAGACCCCGGCCAAAGGCAATCCCTGATCAATGTATATACCGATTTTCCCGCAATTGAAAAAACCCGGCACCTGGCCTGCGAAATGCCCGCCGGGGAATATGCAGGGTCAGGCAAATTGTTTACCGTTAACAGCGAAACCCCTGTGTATGTCCCGAAACCCGGTACAGCGGTCGGAGTTACACCTACAGACGACGCATATGTACGTGACGGAACCTATGCCGACGTCAACTACGGAACAGACCATGTTTTGATCGTAAAAAATGACGGAGCCTCATACGCCCGGGAAACATTTTTAAAATTCGACTTGGGACATATTGAAGGAAATGTCATCGATGCTACCTTAAAATTATACGTTTCCAGTGCAAACACCAATGTAACCTCCACGCAGTGGGAACTAAAGTACGTCAATGACGATGTATGGGACGAAAACAGTATCCGCTGGAATAACAAACCGCCAAGCAGCGAAACCATAGCCGGTATTCCCGGCCAGTCCCGGGGAACTGCCGAGTGGAACGTATCCCGAAAAGTAATCGAAGAACTCCAAAAGGACAGCGTACTGTCATTGCAGATCGCTTCAACCGTGGCAGGGTCAACCACAGACGTGGTCTTTCATTCCAAAGAGGCCACAACTCCCGAAATAACCCCTGTTCTGGTATTAACTATTGATGACAGCACCATAGCCAACGAAATGGAACCTGTAGACGACTCGTTCGTCAGGGGTGGTACTTATTCAAGTGAAAATTACGGCACATCCACCGCCCTGGTCGTAAAAAACGACTATGATTCCTATACCAGGGAATCCTACCTGAAATTCGACCTGGGGCAGATCGAAGGCGATATTGTCGACGCCCGGCTATCGATATCCCTGATAGGGGCCAATACCGATGTCAATCTCACTTCCTGGGATATCAAGGCCGTCGAAGATGATAACTGGAATGAATCCGGACTTACATGGGACGGAAAACCTTCTCCCGGGGGATTACTCGCCAGCACACAAGGAGTTTCTGAAGGTACGGTAACGTGGGATGTGACCCAACAGGCCATTCAGGAACACCAAAACGACAAAACCCTGTCGTTACACCTGAGTTCTACCTACCCGGGTGCCAAGACCGATGCTACATTTTATTCGAAAGAAGCATCCAATACCGGCTTAAGGCCAAAACTTACGGTAAGGGTGGACAAATGTTCCGTTAACCCCATAACTATATCCATTTCAGGTGACAATAAAGTCTATACGGGTTATAAAAATGCCAATTGCACCACTTTATCTGCCGCGGTATCCGGAGGAACGGGAAATTATTCCTATTCGTGGAATACCGGGGAAACCACCCGGGATATACAGGTATGTGCAAACGAGACCACCACCTACACGCTTACCGTTACCGACGGATCGGGATGTTCGGCAACCGAAGATTTTATGGTATACACAGAAAACGTGATCGAAAAAAGCAATAAAAATAATACAGACAAAATTGTACTATGCCATAAGGGACAAACCATATATATTGCGGAAAACGCGGTTGAAGATTTGCTGTATGAAGGCGCTGTGTTAGGAAAATGCAATCCGACAGCTACTCCCGAAACCGACGGGATCACTTTAAAATATGTATGGCCCAACCCTGTAACGGGCCCGGTAAGTGTTTACATAGAGAATGAATACAGGCGCGTTAAAACCCAGATACTGGTTTTTGACAGTAACGGTCAATGCGTTTTTAGAAAAAACATCCGTTTAAACAAAGGCCTTAATGACTTTTCCATTGATCTGGGTAATAACATTCCCGGTATCTATTTTATTAAAATTCCCGGGGTACATGCCGGAAATAATGCTGTAAAGATCATTAAGCGGTAA